One genomic segment of Candidatus Berkiella aquae includes these proteins:
- the hisIE gene encoding bifunctional phosphoribosyl-AMP cyclohydrolase/phosphoribosyl-ATP diphosphatase HisIE: MNELINKLDWNKMNGLIPAIVQDINTQKVLMLGYMNQAALQQTLSTKIVTFYSRSRNTLWVKGETSGNYLQFCEIVNDCDNDSLLLMVKPLGPTCHQGTNSCYGEGNNISTVIEQLEKIIMQRQKQMPTESYTAKLFSLGLERIAQKVGEEGVEVALAGVLSEGNKLCEEVADLLFHVLVLLRAREIPFSEVLAVLVARNLRKTAQQRAINS; the protein is encoded by the coding sequence ATGAATGAACTCATCAATAAGCTGGATTGGAATAAGATGAATGGTCTTATTCCCGCGATTGTACAAGATATCAATACCCAAAAAGTATTGATGTTAGGCTATATGAACCAAGCAGCACTTCAGCAAACCTTAAGTACCAAGATCGTTACTTTTTATAGTCGTAGTCGAAATACACTATGGGTCAAAGGTGAAACCTCAGGTAATTACTTGCAATTTTGTGAGATTGTAAATGATTGCGATAATGATTCTCTGTTATTGATGGTCAAGCCTTTAGGACCAACCTGTCACCAAGGAACAAACTCTTGTTATGGTGAGGGCAACAATATAAGTACCGTTATCGAGCAATTAGAAAAGATTATAATGCAGCGCCAAAAACAGATGCCGACTGAAAGTTACACAGCAAAATTATTTAGCTTGGGCCTTGAGAGAATAGCGCAAAAAGTTGGCGAAGAGGGAGTTGAAGTGGCTTTAGCGGGAGTATTGTCTGAAGGTAATAAGCTTTGTGAAGAAGTAGCAGATTTACTTTTTCACGTATTAGTGTTGTTAAGAGCTCGTGAAATTCCCTTTTCAGAGGTTTTGGCAGTGTTAGTGGCACGCAACTTACGTAAAACAGCGCAGCAGCGGGCAATAAATAGTTAA
- the hisA gene encoding 1-(5-phosphoribosyl)-5-[(5-phosphoribosylamino)methylideneamino]imidazole-4-carboxamide isomerase, translating to MKVIPAIDIRFGKCVRLFQGDFNQITEYDVTPLAMAKQYEAGGATDIHIVDLHGAKDAMMTSTSMIAEIASQCNLQIQMGGGIRQFEQVETLLKQGVSRVVIGSLAVKEPKKITKWIKKLGPESIVLALDVKLDELGQPGLVTAGWLQNEKMTLWQLLDEYESSGLQTVLCTDVSRDGTLSSPNFAFYKECVERFPQINWQTSGGVSTLQDLIKLKQMNVYSAIVGKAFYEKCFTVKEAMQVVESC from the coding sequence ATGAAAGTAATTCCAGCAATTGATATCCGATTCGGTAAGTGTGTTCGGTTGTTTCAAGGCGATTTTAATCAAATAACCGAATATGACGTAACCCCTTTAGCCATGGCCAAACAATATGAAGCAGGGGGTGCGACTGACATTCACATTGTCGATCTCCATGGTGCAAAAGATGCCATGATGACATCAACCTCTATGATTGCAGAAATAGCGAGTCAATGTAATTTACAAATTCAAATGGGAGGAGGGATCCGTCAATTTGAACAAGTTGAAACGCTGTTAAAGCAAGGTGTTTCTCGGGTTGTGATTGGTAGTCTTGCTGTCAAAGAGCCCAAAAAAATTACCAAGTGGATAAAAAAACTAGGACCAGAATCGATTGTATTGGCATTAGATGTCAAGCTAGATGAATTAGGCCAACCTGGATTAGTCACTGCCGGGTGGTTGCAAAATGAAAAGATGACTTTGTGGCAATTGCTTGATGAATATGAAAGTTCAGGTTTGCAAACGGTTTTATGTACCGATGTTAGTCGAGATGGGACTTTATCTTCTCCTAACTTTGCTTTCTATAAAGAGTGTGTAGAGCGGTTCCCCCAAATCAATTGGCAGACATCAGGTGGTGTTTCGACGCTACAAGATCTTATCAAGCTTAAACAAATGAATGTGTATAGTGCGATAGTTGGCAAAGCATTTTATGAAAAATGCTTTACCGTTAAAGAAGCCATGCAGGTGGTGGAATCATGTTAA
- the hisF gene encoding imidazole glycerol phosphate synthase subunit HisF produces the protein MLTKRIIPCLDVRNNAVVKGVQFRNHQIVGDILELASYYAAQGADELVFYDITASSDQRSVDKTWISRIAQNIDIPFCVAGGITSVKQAETILNAGADKISINSPALTNPALINELVNVFGSQCIVIGVDSIKTDAGYFACQYTGDANKTRMTTKSTLEWVKEVQSRGAGEIVLNCMDQDGVRQGYAIAHLKQIRAITDVPLIASGGAGVLSDFAQVFAQANVDGALAASVFHKKLIEIPELKQYLKMNSVRVRQ, from the coding sequence ATGTTAACAAAGCGGATTATTCCTTGTTTAGATGTCAGAAATAATGCAGTGGTTAAAGGGGTACAGTTTCGTAACCACCAAATTGTGGGAGATATTCTCGAATTAGCTTCGTATTATGCAGCACAAGGTGCTGATGAACTCGTTTTTTATGATATTACGGCTAGTAGTGATCAACGTTCTGTCGATAAAACGTGGATATCACGCATAGCGCAAAATATCGATATTCCATTTTGTGTTGCAGGCGGCATTACGTCAGTGAAACAAGCAGAGACGATACTCAATGCTGGGGCAGATAAGATATCCATCAATTCTCCCGCATTAACAAACCCGGCATTGATTAATGAACTCGTCAATGTATTTGGCAGTCAATGCATTGTGATTGGAGTTGATAGCATTAAAACGGATGCTGGATATTTTGCTTGTCAATATACGGGTGATGCCAATAAGACAAGAATGACGACAAAATCGACTTTAGAATGGGTTAAGGAAGTACAATCTAGAGGCGCTGGCGAAATTGTCTTAAATTGCATGGATCAAGATGGCGTCCGTCAGGGATATGCCATTGCGCATCTTAAACAAATTCGAGCGATCACCGATGTGCCATTAATAGCATCCGGTGGAGCTGGTGTTTTGTCAGACTTTGCTCAGGTATTTGCGCAAGCGAATGTCGATGGCGCATTGGCAGCGAGTGTTTTTCATAAAAAATTGATTGAAATTCCTGAACTTAAACAATATCTCAAGATGAATTCCGTAAGGGTAAGACAATGA
- the hisH gene encoding imidazole glycerol phosphate synthase subunit HisH, producing the protein MIVIVNNVGTNVASLQYACERLGKEVMLSSDPKLIKSAAYILLPGVSTASRAMMQLKQARLVDTIRSLTQPVLGICSGMQILFDWSEEGNVSGLGLFNEKVRKIEMSNGFYLPHMGWNNIHILNKNCALLNGVADQSDVYYVHSFAAPVNADTVASTKHSELFSAVVAKDNFFGTQFHPERSGAVGSKILANFLAM; encoded by the coding sequence GTGATAGTGATTGTTAACAATGTGGGGACGAACGTCGCTTCATTGCAATATGCGTGTGAAAGATTAGGTAAAGAAGTCATGCTCTCATCTGATCCAAAATTAATAAAATCGGCCGCCTATATCCTTTTACCCGGAGTGAGCACGGCGTCGCGTGCCATGATGCAGCTTAAGCAAGCAAGATTAGTCGATACTATTCGCTCACTGACCCAGCCGGTTCTTGGGATCTGCTCGGGCATGCAGATTTTATTTGACTGGAGTGAAGAAGGAAATGTATCAGGATTAGGATTATTTAATGAAAAAGTAAGAAAAATTGAAATGAGCAATGGATTTTATTTACCCCATATGGGTTGGAATAACATCCATATTCTTAATAAAAATTGTGCATTATTGAATGGTGTTGCAGATCAAAGCGATGTTTATTATGTCCACAGTTTTGCAGCACCCGTTAATGCGGATACGGTAGCAAGCACAAAGCATAGTGAACTATTTTCAGCGGTCGTGGCAAAAGATAATTTTTTTGGTACACAATTTCACCCTGAGCGTTCAGGTGCGGTGGGATCTAAAATATTAGCTAACTTTTTAGCGATGTAG
- the hisD gene encoding histidinol dehydrogenase, producing the protein MKIQYWNALSAAQKKQFLQRNTMENNTLNAQVLEIIESVKQKGDEALFQYTQKFDKASLMQLAVTEQELSEAYNQVDEASLAAIRCSIERITAYNRSLLPENGFFDSQDGIICERQIRPINAVGLYIPGGTAPLVSTVMMLSVPASIAGCEQRILCTPPRPDGSIEPSILVAATECGIQTIYKIGGAQAIAAMSYGTQTIPAVDKIFGPGNQWVTKAKQLCAQNAGISIDMPAGPSELLIIADDTANPDFVAADLLSQAEHDVCAQVILVTPDESVAEKVKECLYQQLKALSRYQIAAKSIENSKAIIVGSANEAFEVSNLYAPEHLSIQLPQPEQYGSNVKNAGTVFMGEWAAEALGDYNTGSNHVLPTAGFTRSLSGLSVLDFMKWVSFQYVSQEGLLAIGKHAAQLARLEALSAHENAVNIRLQKVKPCVN; encoded by the coding sequence ATGAAAATACAATATTGGAACGCACTGAGTGCGGCACAAAAGAAACAATTCTTGCAAAGAAATACCATGGAGAATAATACCTTAAATGCACAGGTGTTAGAGATTATTGAAAGCGTTAAGCAAAAGGGAGATGAAGCCCTGTTTCAATATACGCAAAAGTTTGATAAAGCGAGCTTGATGCAGCTAGCGGTAACCGAGCAAGAATTATCTGAGGCTTATAATCAGGTTGATGAAGCATCATTAGCAGCGATTCGTTGTAGTATTGAAAGAATAACCGCTTATAACCGATCATTACTACCTGAAAACGGCTTTTTTGATAGCCAAGATGGGATTATTTGTGAACGTCAAATACGGCCAATTAATGCCGTGGGGCTTTACATTCCTGGTGGAACCGCGCCATTAGTCTCAACTGTGATGATGTTAAGTGTCCCAGCAAGCATTGCAGGCTGTGAACAACGCATATTATGCACACCGCCTCGACCCGATGGCAGTATTGAACCGAGTATTCTGGTCGCAGCTACAGAATGTGGCATACAAACCATTTATAAAATCGGTGGTGCACAAGCCATTGCTGCCATGAGCTATGGCACTCAAACCATTCCAGCGGTAGATAAAATATTTGGCCCCGGCAATCAATGGGTAACCAAAGCAAAACAACTTTGTGCACAGAATGCCGGTATTAGCATTGATATGCCAGCAGGCCCTTCTGAATTGCTTATTATTGCCGATGATACCGCCAATCCTGATTTTGTCGCGGCCGATTTACTCTCGCAAGCAGAACATGATGTTTGTGCACAGGTTATATTGGTTACACCCGATGAATCGGTTGCCGAAAAGGTGAAAGAATGCCTTTATCAACAATTAAAAGCGTTATCACGTTATCAGATAGCTGCTAAGTCTATTGAGAATAGTAAAGCGATTATTGTGGGATCGGCTAATGAAGCGTTTGAGGTAAGTAATCTTTACGCGCCAGAACATTTAAGTATTCAGTTACCTCAGCCCGAACAATACGGTTCAAACGTTAAGAATGCAGGAACGGTATTTATGGGAGAATGGGCAGCAGAAGCGTTGGGTGATTATAACACAGGTTCTAATCACGTATTACCAACAGCCGGTTTTACGCGTTCATTAAGTGGCTTATCGGTATTAGATTTTATGAAGTGGGTAAGTTTTCAATATGTGTCTCAAGAAGGGCTGTTGGCAATAGGCAAGCATGCGGCACAACTTGCCCGATTAGAAGCATTAAGTGCTCACGAGAATGCAGTCAATATCCGCTTACAAAAGGTGAAACCATGCGTGAATTAA
- the hisB gene encoding bifunctional histidinol-phosphatase/imidazoleglycerol-phosphate dehydratase HisB, with product MNQEKILFIDRDGTLIVEPQDYQVDSLDKLTLLPGVISALLSFIDAGYRLVMVTNQDGLGTTDYPENDFNQVQKVLLNVFSSQGITFDAIRVCRHFEQDKCRCRKPEIGLVLDYLNSQKIDRENSYVIGDRLTDLALADNMGIKGLQLGQGDNKTWQAIANTILNKPRRASIQRKTKETDVCVKVDLDNSTMLEISTGIAFFDHMLSQLASHGGFGLQAVVKGDWEVDDHHTVEDTALTIGQAIAQALGDKRGIGRYGFLLPMDESLAQVAMDLCGRASFVFQGTFSREKVGELSTECVPHFFSSFAQALGAALHIQITGENTHHMIEAIFKGVGRSLRQAIAQNGQILPSTKGVL from the coding sequence ATGAATCAAGAAAAAATATTATTTATTGACAGAGATGGCACCTTGATTGTTGAACCACAAGATTATCAAGTCGATAGTTTAGACAAATTGACTTTGTTACCAGGCGTGATTAGTGCGTTGCTGTCATTCATTGATGCGGGTTATCGCTTAGTGATGGTCACGAATCAAGATGGTTTAGGAACAACGGACTATCCTGAAAATGATTTTAACCAAGTGCAAAAAGTACTGTTAAACGTTTTTTCCTCACAAGGCATCACCTTCGATGCAATACGCGTTTGTCGCCACTTTGAGCAAGATAAATGCCGTTGTCGCAAACCAGAAATTGGCTTGGTACTGGATTATTTAAACTCTCAGAAAATTGACAGAGAAAATTCTTATGTCATCGGCGATAGACTAACCGATTTGGCATTGGCAGATAATATGGGCATCAAAGGATTGCAACTAGGGCAAGGTGATAATAAAACATGGCAAGCTATTGCCAACACGATTTTAAATAAACCCAGAAGAGCTAGCATTCAGCGTAAAACCAAAGAAACTGATGTTTGCGTTAAGGTTGATTTGGATAATAGTACCATGCTTGAAATTTCAACCGGCATTGCTTTTTTTGATCACATGTTAAGTCAATTGGCCAGCCACGGCGGTTTTGGTTTGCAAGCCGTAGTTAAAGGAGATTGGGAGGTGGATGATCACCACACGGTTGAAGATACTGCTTTAACGATTGGACAAGCTATTGCCCAAGCATTAGGTGATAAACGAGGTATTGGTCGCTATGGTTTTTTATTGCCGATGGATGAATCCTTAGCGCAAGTAGCGATGGATCTTTGCGGTCGGGCAAGTTTTGTATTTCAAGGAACCTTTTCAAGAGAAAAAGTAGGGGAGCTATCCACAGAATGTGTACCACACTTTTTTAGTTCCTTTGCACAAGCTTTAGGTGCAGCATTGCACATCCAGATAACTGGTGAGAATACGCACCACATGATTGAAGCCATTTTTAAAGGGGTTGGACGAAGTTTGCGTCAAGCTATTGCGCAAAATGGGCAAATATTACCAAGTACCAAGGGGGTTTTGTGA
- the hisC gene encoding histidinol-phosphate transaminase, whose protein sequence is MRELIRPELRELTAYDIPVRAPGIWLNANESPWDINEVMFVQNVNRYPEQVTQLLLEQLCAIYQVQADQLLLTRGSDEGIDILVRLFCRPYQDEVIICPPTFGMYQQSVKLQGAKLVTVPLLVDKGFQWDLQKIKQSISSNTKMIFICSPNNPTGNVIPPEEILALLNFVNEKVLVVIDEAYIEFAQNESMTSYISQYSNLVILRTLSKAFGLADLRCGMVISQAPLIDMLQNLMPPYPFSAMTLKIINMATSQHKLQQVNKNIALIKQQREWMLSELGKLKCVDKIYSSEANFLLVMFKDATSVLESCQQNNIYLRDFSAIPGLMNGIRISIGLENQNQQLLAVLKK, encoded by the coding sequence ATGCGTGAATTAATCCGCCCCGAATTAAGAGAATTAACAGCTTACGATATCCCTGTGCGCGCACCAGGAATATGGTTGAACGCCAATGAGTCTCCTTGGGATATCAACGAAGTGATGTTTGTACAAAATGTCAATCGCTATCCTGAGCAGGTAACACAATTGTTGTTAGAACAATTATGTGCCATCTATCAAGTACAAGCCGATCAGTTGCTATTAACCCGAGGAAGTGACGAAGGCATTGACATTTTAGTGCGATTGTTTTGCCGTCCTTATCAAGATGAAGTGATTATTTGCCCACCGACATTTGGGATGTATCAACAAAGTGTCAAGTTACAAGGTGCAAAGTTAGTCACCGTGCCCTTACTAGTAGATAAAGGATTCCAATGGGATCTGCAAAAGATTAAACAAAGCATTTCGTCAAATACCAAAATGATATTCATTTGTTCACCCAATAATCCCACAGGAAATGTCATCCCACCTGAAGAAATTTTAGCATTGCTAAATTTTGTGAATGAAAAAGTCTTGGTTGTGATTGATGAGGCTTATATTGAATTTGCGCAAAATGAGAGTATGACAAGCTATATTAGCCAATATAGCAATCTGGTTATTTTACGTACCTTATCAAAAGCGTTTGGCTTAGCGGATTTACGCTGTGGCATGGTGATCAGTCAAGCGCCGTTGATTGACATGTTGCAAAACTTAATGCCGCCTTATCCCTTTTCAGCGATGACTTTAAAAATAATTAACATGGCAACGAGTCAACATAAGCTTCAGCAAGTCAACAAGAACATTGCCTTAATAAAGCAACAGCGAGAGTGGATGCTAAGTGAACTTGGCAAATTAAAGTGTGTTGACAAGATCTATTCCAGTGAAGCCAACTTCTTATTAGTGATGTTCAAAGATGCCACATCTGTTTTAGAAAGTTGTCAACAAAATAATATCTATCTACGTGATTTTTCTGCGATACCTGGGTTAATGAATGGGATACGTATCAGTATTGGGTTAGAAAATCAAAATCAACAATTATTAGCAGTTTTAAAAAAATGA